From a region of the Mycobacterium sp. SMC-8 genome:
- a CDS encoding alpha/beta fold hydrolase encodes MSLRAPIHLGSGEPVLLLHPFTMSQNVWKNVAAQLAGVDPANPAAPATGRYEVLAPTMPGHNGGVKARFFLDTAELADDVERRMDELGWETAHIVGNSLGGWVAFELERRGRARSLTAIAPAGGWHRWSLPKYEIVFKFLMGAPVWIVAKMFGARAARLPGARALASVPVSATPDGITDADLLDIIDDVTHCAAYYQLLVKALLLPGLMELADTKTPTHMVICEKDRVLPHPRFVNHFRKHLPRSTRYTELDGVGHIPMFEAPERITDLIRDFLDEQIDPERTTG; translated from the coding sequence ATGAGCCTTCGCGCGCCGATCCACCTCGGATCAGGGGAGCCTGTCCTGCTACTGCACCCGTTCACGATGTCGCAGAACGTGTGGAAGAACGTCGCAGCCCAGCTGGCCGGGGTCGACCCGGCCAACCCGGCGGCACCGGCGACCGGCCGCTACGAGGTGCTTGCGCCCACCATGCCGGGGCACAACGGCGGGGTGAAGGCGCGGTTCTTCCTCGACACCGCCGAACTCGCCGACGACGTCGAACGCCGGATGGACGAACTGGGCTGGGAGACCGCACACATCGTCGGCAACTCGCTGGGCGGCTGGGTGGCCTTCGAACTCGAGCGCCGCGGTCGAGCCCGCTCGCTCACCGCGATCGCCCCCGCCGGCGGATGGCACCGGTGGTCGCTGCCCAAATACGAGATCGTGTTCAAGTTCCTCATGGGCGCCCCGGTGTGGATCGTCGCCAAGATGTTCGGCGCGCGCGCGGCCCGGCTGCCCGGTGCGCGCGCGCTGGCCAGCGTGCCGGTCAGCGCCACCCCGGACGGCATCACCGACGCCGACCTCCTCGACATCATCGATGACGTCACCCACTGCGCGGCCTACTACCAGCTGCTGGTCAAGGCGCTGCTGCTGCCCGGGCTGATGGAGCTCGCCGACACCAAGACCCCGACGCACATGGTGATCTGCGAGAAGGACCGCGTGCTGCCGCACCCGCGGTTCGTGAACCACTTCCGCAAACACCTGCCCAGGAGCACCCGCTACACCGAACTCGACGGCGTCGGCCACATCCCGATGTTCGAAGCGCCGGAACGCATCACCGACCTGATCCGCGACTTCCTCGACGAGCAGATCGACCCGGAGCGCACGACAGGCTGA
- a CDS encoding exodeoxyribonuclease III, translating to MTLSTINVNGIRAAVKQRSPENLGLLAWFQETASNVVCLQETRADDEQLAEALAPVLADGWHLASAAPHVKGRNGVAVLSRTPHGDVRIGCGAGEFAAHGRYIEVDTAGVTVASVYVPTGEAETDRQLEKERFMAAVAERMSVLLAESARPGRQAVLSGDWNIAHTENDIKNWKGNVKKAGFLPQERQWLSDLLSAGWVDVVRRAHPDVAGPYAWWSWRGKAFDNDAGWRIDYQLASPGLAERVTSVVTERPAAYALRWSDHCPVTVRYE from the coding sequence ATCACGCTCAGCACCATCAACGTCAACGGCATCCGCGCCGCGGTCAAGCAGCGCTCCCCGGAGAACCTCGGGCTGCTCGCCTGGTTCCAGGAGACGGCGTCGAACGTGGTGTGTCTGCAGGAGACCCGCGCCGACGACGAGCAGCTGGCCGAGGCGCTGGCCCCCGTGCTGGCCGACGGCTGGCACCTGGCGTCGGCGGCGCCGCACGTGAAGGGCCGCAACGGGGTGGCGGTGCTGTCCCGCACACCCCACGGTGACGTTCGGATCGGCTGCGGGGCAGGGGAATTCGCTGCTCACGGCCGCTACATCGAGGTGGACACCGCCGGGGTGACGGTGGCCAGCGTGTACGTGCCGACCGGTGAGGCCGAAACGGACCGCCAGCTGGAGAAGGAACGGTTCATGGCCGCGGTGGCCGAGCGGATGTCGGTGCTGCTGGCGGAGTCGGCCCGCCCCGGTCGGCAGGCGGTGCTGTCGGGCGACTGGAACATCGCCCACACCGAGAACGACATCAAGAACTGGAAGGGCAACGTCAAGAAGGCGGGATTCCTGCCGCAGGAACGCCAGTGGCTCAGCGATCTGTTGTCAGCCGGCTGGGTGGACGTGGTGCGGCGGGCCCACCCCGATGTCGCGGGTCCCTATGCGTGGTGGTCGTGGCGCGGCAAGGCGTTCGATAACGACGCGGGGTGGCGTATCGACTACCAGCTGGCCAGCCCGGGCCTGGCCGAGCGCGTCACGTCCGTCGTCACTGAACGCCCCGCCGCGTACGCGCTGCGATGGTCCGACCACTGCCCGGTGACGGTCCGCTACGAGTGA
- a CDS encoding alpha/beta hydrolase — translation MRTLAVTVAVLLIAALLGAGSAHSAPHPDGRAVVIVSGGAAVSPFTTPERACTSGLAAGNTDTALREYLLGHGYRVFTSPAMAGRGPVVDQAGFGAFGDCAVTLSDVMTVDSTGSIDLAGEHLARFLTHLHDEYSVRELDMVGHSMGGLYSRAAFRVLQHTGSALRIRSLTTIGTPWQGSYLSDYANGITPRSDCLGDAFCESAMDGMKAEVDGLMTGSGREVNQRYLMGPNGWNEFQAGVLDDIPVTLIAGDRFTRPGPVNPRVWPNDGIVAASSALAVDVSDRVLTQRRCFTFDDTHSIYVSNEAGLPWETGLTWDPRVHDVVRTALEGALPEPNRTRC, via the coding sequence GTGCGCACGTTGGCAGTCACCGTCGCGGTCTTGCTGATCGCGGCGCTGCTGGGCGCCGGCAGCGCCCACAGCGCACCGCACCCCGACGGACGTGCGGTGGTGATCGTGTCCGGCGGCGCCGCGGTGAGCCCGTTCACCACCCCGGAACGGGCCTGCACATCCGGGCTGGCAGCCGGTAACACCGACACCGCACTGCGTGAGTACCTGCTGGGCCACGGCTACCGGGTCTTCACGTCCCCGGCGATGGCCGGCCGCGGGCCGGTAGTCGATCAGGCCGGGTTCGGGGCATTCGGCGACTGCGCCGTCACCCTGTCCGACGTGATGACCGTCGACTCGACCGGCAGCATCGACCTCGCCGGTGAGCATCTGGCGCGGTTTCTGACCCATCTGCACGACGAGTACAGCGTCCGGGAACTGGACATGGTCGGTCATTCCATGGGCGGGCTGTATTCGCGGGCAGCCTTCCGGGTGCTGCAGCACACCGGGTCTGCGCTGCGCATCAGGTCGCTGACCACCATCGGCACCCCGTGGCAGGGGTCCTACCTGTCCGATTACGCCAACGGCATCACACCCAGGTCGGACTGCCTCGGCGACGCGTTCTGCGAATCCGCCATGGACGGTATGAAGGCCGAGGTGGATGGGCTCATGACCGGCTCCGGCCGCGAAGTCAACCAGCGCTATCTGATGGGACCCAACGGCTGGAACGAGTTCCAGGCCGGCGTGCTCGACGACATCCCGGTGACGCTGATCGCCGGTGACCGGTTCACCCGGCCCGGGCCGGTCAACCCCAGGGTCTGGCCGAACGACGGCATCGTGGCGGCATCCAGCGCGCTGGCCGTCGACGTCAGCGACCGCGTGCTTACCCAGCGGCGCTGCTTCACGTTCGACGACACCCACAGCATCTACGTCTCGAACGAGGCCGGCCTGCCGTGGGAGACGGGGCTGACGTGGGATCCGCGGGTCCACGACGTGGTCCGCACCGCGCTCGAGGGCGCCCTCCCCGAGCCAAATCGGACCAGATGCTGA
- the trpS gene encoding tryptophan--tRNA ligase, with amino-acid sequence MSNTARPVVFSGAQPTSDSLHLGNALGAVSQWVSLQDGNDAYFCVVDLHAITVAQDPQTLRRRTLATAAQYLALGVDPQRATVFVQSHVPTHSELAWVLGCFTGFGQAARMTQFKDKSQKQGADSTTVGLFTYPVLMAADVLLYDTQLVPVGEDQRQHLELARDLAQRINARFPDTFVVPEAMIPKATAKIYDLQDPTAKMSKSADSDAGLISLLDDPAKTAKKIRSAVTDSEREIRFDREAKPGVSNLLTIQSAVTGADIDKLVDGYAGRGYGDLKKETAEAVVEFVTPIKNRVDELLTDPAELESVLAKGAERAREVSGQTLRRVYDRLGFLAAR; translated from the coding sequence ATGAGCAACACAGCCAGGCCCGTCGTTTTCTCGGGCGCGCAACCCACGTCTGACTCCCTGCATCTGGGCAACGCGCTGGGCGCGGTCAGCCAGTGGGTGAGCCTGCAGGACGGCAACGACGCGTACTTCTGCGTCGTCGACCTGCATGCGATCACCGTCGCGCAGGACCCGCAGACGTTGCGGCGCCGCACGCTGGCCACCGCGGCCCAGTACCTCGCGCTCGGCGTGGACCCGCAGCGGGCGACCGTGTTCGTGCAGAGCCATGTCCCCACGCACTCCGAATTGGCTTGGGTGCTGGGCTGTTTCACCGGTTTCGGGCAGGCGGCGCGGATGACTCAGTTCAAGGACAAATCGCAGAAGCAGGGCGCCGACTCGACCACTGTCGGACTCTTCACCTATCCGGTGCTGATGGCCGCCGACGTGCTGCTCTACGACACCCAGCTGGTGCCGGTCGGCGAGGATCAGCGTCAGCACCTCGAGCTCGCCCGCGACCTCGCGCAGCGGATCAACGCCCGGTTCCCGGACACGTTCGTCGTACCCGAGGCGATGATCCCGAAGGCCACCGCCAAGATCTACGACCTGCAGGATCCGACGGCCAAGATGAGCAAGTCGGCCGACAGCGACGCCGGGCTGATCAGCCTGCTCGACGATCCGGCCAAGACCGCCAAGAAGATTCGGTCGGCCGTCACCGACAGCGAGCGCGAGATCCGGTTCGACCGCGAAGCCAAACCGGGGGTGTCCAACCTGCTGACCATCCAGTCCGCGGTGACGGGCGCGGACATCGACAAGCTCGTCGACGGGTACGCCGGCCGCGGGTACGGCGACCTGAAGAAGGAGACCGCCGAGGCGGTCGTCGAGTTCGTCACGCCGATCAAGAACCGGGTGGACGAGTTGCTCACCGATCCCGCGGAGCTGGAGAGCGTGCTGGCCAAGGGTGCCGAGCGGGCCCGTGAGGTGTCTGGACAGACGCTGCGCCGGGTATACGACCGGCTAGGGTTCCTGGCAGCTCGCTAA
- the yhjD gene encoding inner membrane protein YhjD: MTVQPVPAESEEKKPGLLDRWRARMPWFDHVMRAQQRYNDSNGDFYAAGITYFTIFALFPLLMLGFSIGGFVLANQPELLAVVEDRIRSSVSGNLGQQLIELMDSAIESRGTVGVIGLATAAWAGLGWMANLREALSQMWGLYRDERPGFLKTKLSDLVALLTTFAAIIVTLALTALGNTSVMADVLDRLGIEDAPGLNLMLRIASIVVAVLVSWMLFTYMIFRLPRESVSFRSSVRAGLIAAVAFEIFKFFATVYLQRVLTGPAGATFGPVLGLMVFAYIVSRLILFATAWAATMPENMTEEPVPAPGPAVINNRILERPNLPVWQAAAAAAMGALGALVLSRRLKP, translated from the coding sequence ATGACAGTGCAGCCCGTGCCGGCCGAGTCCGAGGAGAAGAAGCCCGGGCTCCTGGACCGGTGGCGTGCGCGGATGCCCTGGTTCGACCATGTGATGCGCGCCCAGCAGCGCTACAACGACTCCAATGGTGACTTCTACGCGGCGGGCATCACCTATTTCACGATCTTCGCGCTGTTCCCGCTGCTGATGCTCGGTTTCTCGATCGGCGGGTTCGTGCTGGCCAACCAACCCGAGTTGCTCGCGGTGGTGGAGGATCGCATCCGCTCGTCTGTCAGCGGGAACCTCGGTCAGCAGCTCATCGAGCTGATGGACTCGGCGATCGAGTCGCGCGGCACCGTCGGAGTCATCGGTCTGGCGACGGCGGCATGGGCCGGGCTGGGATGGATGGCCAACCTGCGGGAGGCGCTCAGCCAGATGTGGGGGCTGTACCGCGACGAGCGGCCCGGCTTCCTCAAGACCAAGCTGTCGGATCTGGTGGCATTGCTGACCACGTTCGCCGCGATCATCGTCACGCTCGCGCTGACCGCACTGGGCAACACCTCGGTGATGGCCGACGTGCTGGACCGGCTCGGAATCGAGGACGCCCCGGGCCTGAACCTGATGCTGCGCATCGCCTCCATCGTCGTGGCGGTGCTGGTCTCGTGGATGTTGTTCACCTACATGATCTTCCGGTTGCCGCGCGAGTCGGTGAGCTTCCGCAGCAGCGTGCGGGCCGGGCTGATCGCGGCGGTGGCCTTCGAGATCTTCAAGTTCTTCGCGACGGTGTATCTGCAGCGGGTGCTCACCGGCCCCGCCGGTGCGACGTTCGGCCCGGTGCTGGGCCTGATGGTGTTCGCCTACATCGTGTCCCGGCTCATCCTGTTCGCCACCGCGTGGGCGGCGACGATGCCCGAGAACATGACCGAGGAACCGGTGCCCGCCCCGGGGCCCGCGGTCATCAACAACCGGATCCTCGAGCGCCCGAATCTGCCGGTGTGGCAGGCAGCGGCCGCGGCTGCCATGGGAGCCCTTGGCGCGCTGGTTCTTTCGCGCCGGCTTAAGCCTTAA
- a CDS encoding D-alanyl-D-alanine carboxypeptidase family protein, which yields MLTLAPVAAAQPAPEVNVCPYRETTPPAVDASEVPKPGDPTPGPLPVPAKPMGGDALSGCGVITAPGSPPVPGDVSAEAWLVADLDTGDVIAARDPHGRHRPASVIKVLTAMQAINDLPLHKVVPGTEEDAAQEGTKVGVGPGGFYSINDLLHGLLMYSGNDAAHALAMQMGGMETTLTKLNALANKLGARDTRVATPSGLDGPGMSTSAYDMGLFYRYAWSNPVFSDIVATRSSTFPGRDGAGYPIENDNKLLANYPGALGGKTGYTDDAGQTFVGAATRDGRRLMAVLLRGTRQPIAPWEQAARLLDYGFAVAAGTKVGTLIEPDPSLGVIRPDPATAATANANAVLPDVDAMPVRVGVGVIGAVIVLSLIMAARAVNRRPAR from the coding sequence ATGCTGACGCTGGCGCCCGTCGCGGCCGCGCAGCCGGCACCTGAGGTGAACGTCTGTCCGTACCGGGAGACGACGCCACCGGCGGTGGATGCGTCCGAGGTTCCCAAACCCGGCGACCCGACGCCCGGCCCGCTGCCGGTGCCGGCCAAACCCATGGGCGGCGACGCGCTGTCCGGGTGCGGTGTGATCACCGCCCCCGGATCTCCGCCGGTGCCCGGCGACGTCTCCGCCGAGGCGTGGCTGGTCGCCGATCTCGACACCGGTGACGTCATCGCCGCCCGCGACCCGCACGGCCGGCACCGGCCCGCCAGCGTCATCAAGGTGCTGACCGCGATGCAGGCCATCAACGACCTGCCGCTGCACAAGGTCGTCCCGGGCACCGAAGAGGACGCGGCCCAGGAAGGCACCAAGGTGGGCGTCGGTCCGGGCGGGTTCTACTCGATCAACGACCTGCTGCACGGACTGCTGATGTACTCGGGCAACGACGCCGCGCACGCGCTGGCCATGCAGATGGGCGGCATGGAGACCACCCTGACCAAGCTCAACGCGCTGGCGAACAAGCTCGGCGCGCGCGACACCCGGGTGGCCACCCCGTCCGGGCTGGACGGCCCCGGCATGAGCACCTCCGCCTACGACATGGGGCTGTTCTACCGGTACGCCTGGAGCAACCCGGTGTTCAGCGACATCGTGGCCACCCGCTCATCGACCTTCCCCGGCCGCGACGGCGCCGGCTACCCCATCGAAAACGACAACAAGCTGCTGGCGAACTACCCGGGCGCCCTCGGCGGCAAGACCGGTTACACCGATGACGCCGGCCAGACATTCGTCGGCGCCGCCACCCGCGACGGCCGTCGGCTGATGGCGGTGCTGTTGCGCGGCACCCGGCAGCCGATTGCGCCGTGGGAGCAGGCGGCCCGGTTGCTCGACTACGGCTTCGCCGTCGCTGCAGGCACCAAGGTCGGCACGCTCATCGAACCGGACCCGTCGCTCGGCGTGATCCGGCCCGATCCCGCCACCGCCGCGACCGCCAACGCCAACGCGGTGCTGCCCGACGTCGACGCGATGCCCGTGCGGGTCGGCGTCGGGGTGATCGGCGCGGTCATCGTGCTCAGCTTGATCATGGCCGCACGCGCGGTGAACCGCCGGCCCGCCCGTTAA
- a CDS encoding metallophosphoesterase: MFVLVLGSILALMHLYVWKRMVKDTTARGPARWLLSGLVATLLLLVLAALLVPRVFGVAESGWLAWPGYLWFGLVVYLFLTLLVLEPVRLVLRRWARPAPAADEAPAVDRRMFLARASAVAAGAAAVGLVGTGVATAVKPPQLLRVPVRLPRLDRAFDGYRIAVVSDIHLGPLLGRAHTERIVRIINETEPDLIAVVGDVVDGTVAELGAAAAPLQDLQSRDGAFFVTGNHEYFVEDTAEWIRELERLGLQPLRNENTRIRRGTAAFDLAGINDIAGEQRSDPPDLDLALDGVNPGDPTVLLAHQPVAVAGAAERGVDLQLSGHTHGGQMWPFHYAVALAQPALAGLSRVGDTQLYVTRGAGFWGPPVRVGAPPDISLLDLRADGV, encoded by the coding sequence ATGTTCGTTCTTGTTCTCGGCTCGATCCTGGCGTTGATGCACCTCTACGTGTGGAAGCGGATGGTCAAGGACACCACCGCCCGCGGTCCCGCCCGGTGGCTGTTGTCCGGCCTGGTCGCGACGCTGTTGCTGCTCGTGCTGGCGGCGTTGCTCGTGCCCCGGGTGTTCGGTGTCGCGGAGTCCGGCTGGCTGGCCTGGCCGGGCTACCTGTGGTTCGGCCTGGTCGTCTACCTCTTCCTGACCCTGCTGGTGCTCGAGCCGGTGCGGCTGGTCCTGCGCCGGTGGGCGCGGCCCGCACCGGCAGCCGACGAGGCTCCGGCGGTCGATCGCAGGATGTTCCTGGCCCGTGCGTCGGCGGTGGCCGCCGGCGCCGCGGCCGTCGGGTTGGTCGGCACCGGTGTGGCCACCGCGGTGAAGCCGCCGCAACTGCTGCGGGTCCCGGTCCGGTTACCGAGGCTGGACCGGGCGTTCGACGGCTACCGCATCGCGGTGGTCTCGGACATCCACCTCGGCCCGCTGCTGGGCCGGGCGCACACCGAGCGCATCGTGCGGATCATCAACGAGACCGAGCCCGACCTGATCGCCGTGGTCGGCGACGTGGTGGACGGCACCGTCGCCGAGCTGGGAGCGGCCGCGGCACCGCTGCAGGACCTGCAGTCCCGCGACGGCGCGTTCTTCGTCACCGGCAACCATGAGTACTTCGTCGAGGACACCGCGGAGTGGATCCGCGAACTGGAACGGCTCGGGCTGCAGCCGCTGCGCAACGAGAACACCCGTATCCGCCGCGGCACAGCCGCGTTCGACCTGGCCGGGATCAACGACATCGCCGGCGAGCAGCGGTCCGATCCGCCCGATCTCGACCTCGCGCTGGACGGCGTGAACCCCGGCGACCCGACCGTCCTTCTGGCCCACCAGCCGGTCGCGGTCGCCGGCGCCGCGGAGCGCGGGGTCGATCTGCAGCTCTCCGGGCACACCCACGGCGGCCAGATGTGGCCGTTCCACTACGCCGTCGCACTGGCCCAGCCCGCGCTGGCCGGGCTGTCCCGGGTGGGGGACACGCAGCTCTACGTCACCCGTGGGGCCGGCTTCTGGGGGCCGCCGGTGCGGGTGGGCGCCCCGCCGGACATCAGCCTGCTGGATCTGCGCGCCGACGGGGTTTGA
- a CDS encoding AMP-binding protein, producing MSVAYDAGPTDTPILEETIGANFERIAAAYPDLEALVDVAGGRRWTYAELDREIDTVAKGLMSLGVDVGDRVGIWAPNCPEWTIVQYATAKIGAILVNINPAYRTHELRYVLEQSGVATLISATAFKTSDYVAMVDEVRPEVPALQRVLFIGTDDWDRLRAGGDRIDDAQLRDRGAALSNRDPINIQYTSGTTGFPKGATLSHRNILNNGYFVTEQIRLQPGDRLCIPVPFYHCFGMVMGNLGCTTHGATMVIPGPAFDPDQTLRAIETERCTAVYGVPTMFIAMQNRADFAERDLSSLRTGIMAGAVCPVEVMKRCVEDMHMSEVSIAYGMTETSPVSCQTLIDDDLERRTASIGRVHPHVEIKIVDPQTREVVERGSPGEFCTRGYSVMLGYWRDEEKTRQAVDADGWMHTGDLAVMRPDGYCNIVGRIKDVVIRGGENIYPREIEEFLYTHPDIEDAQVVGVPDDRYGEEVCAWIRMRPGRPALDAAALRDFASGKLAHYKIPRYVHVVDEFPMTVTGKIRKVEMREVSARLFTS from the coding sequence ATGAGTGTGGCCTACGACGCCGGCCCGACCGACACCCCGATCCTGGAGGAGACGATCGGCGCGAACTTCGAGCGGATCGCCGCGGCGTATCCCGACCTCGAGGCGCTGGTCGACGTCGCCGGCGGCCGACGCTGGACCTACGCCGAGCTGGACCGCGAGATCGACACGGTGGCAAAGGGTTTGATGTCTCTCGGTGTCGACGTCGGGGACCGGGTCGGCATCTGGGCACCGAACTGTCCGGAATGGACGATCGTGCAGTACGCGACGGCGAAGATCGGCGCGATTTTGGTCAACATCAACCCCGCCTACCGCACGCACGAACTGCGCTATGTGCTCGAGCAGTCCGGCGTGGCCACGTTGATCTCGGCCACCGCGTTCAAGACCTCGGACTACGTCGCGATGGTCGATGAAGTACGTCCGGAAGTCCCTGCACTCCAACGGGTTCTGTTCATCGGCACCGATGACTGGGACCGTCTGCGCGCCGGCGGCGACCGGATCGACGACGCGCAGTTGCGGGACCGTGGCGCCGCGCTGTCCAACCGGGACCCGATCAACATCCAGTACACCTCCGGAACCACCGGGTTCCCGAAGGGTGCGACGCTGTCGCACCGCAACATCCTCAACAACGGCTACTTCGTCACCGAGCAGATCCGGCTGCAACCCGGCGACCGGCTGTGCATCCCGGTGCCGTTCTACCACTGCTTCGGAATGGTGATGGGCAACCTCGGCTGCACCACGCACGGCGCGACGATGGTGATCCCCGGGCCGGCGTTCGATCCGGACCAGACCCTCCGTGCGATCGAAACCGAAAGGTGCACCGCGGTTTACGGCGTGCCCACGATGTTCATCGCGATGCAGAACCGCGCGGACTTCGCCGAGCGGGACCTGTCGTCGCTGCGGACCGGCATCATGGCCGGCGCCGTGTGCCCGGTCGAGGTGATGAAGCGCTGCGTCGAAGACATGCACATGTCCGAGGTCTCGATCGCCTACGGCATGACCGAGACGTCCCCGGTGTCGTGCCAGACCCTCATCGATGACGACCTGGAGCGGCGGACGGCCTCGATCGGGCGGGTGCACCCGCACGTCGAGATCAAGATCGTCGACCCGCAGACCCGCGAGGTCGTCGAGCGCGGCAGCCCCGGCGAGTTCTGCACGCGTGGGTATTCGGTGATGCTCGGCTACTGGCGCGACGAGGAGAAGACCCGCCAGGCGGTCGACGCCGACGGCTGGATGCACACCGGCGACCTGGCCGTGATGCGGCCGGACGGGTACTGCAACATCGTCGGGCGCATCAAGGACGTCGTGATCCGCGGCGGGGAGAACATCTACCCGCGCGAGATCGAGGAGTTCCTGTACACCCACCCCGACATCGAGGACGCCCAGGTGGTCGGGGTGCCCGACGACCGGTACGGCGAAGAGGTGTGCGCGTGGATCCGGATGCGGCCGGGTCGCCCCGCCCTCGACGCCGCCGCGCTGCGAGACTTCGCCTCCGGCAAGCTCGCCCACTACAAGATCCCGCGCTACGTGCACGTCGTCGACGAGTTTCCGATGACGGTGACGGGCAAGATCCGCAAGGTCGAGATGCGCGAGGTCAGTGCCCGCCTGTTCACCTCGTAG
- a CDS encoding AMP-binding protein, whose product MASNTDLFRSARDRLVDVMADYDKAVETFEWPRITGTFNWATDWFDEIARGNDRVALWIVDEDGAERQVTFDTMARRSDQVASWLRKLGVSRGDRVILMLGNQVELWESMLAVAKLGAVIMPTTGALGPADLADRITRGGAGFVIANAADSGKFADVPGDYVRIVVGDAVPGWQSYADAAAVEPAGPHDPQTAAEDPLLVYFTSGTTSRPKLVEHSQISYPVGHLTTMAWIGVRPGDVHLAISSPGWAKHAWSCFFAPWIAEATIFVYNYRRFDASALLHQMRRAGVNTFCAPPTVWRMLIQADLGECPPGLREVLGAGEPLNPEVISAVERAWGLTIRDGFGQTETTLQIGNTPGQPVKAGSMGRPMPGVPVVLVDPLTGELAEEGEICLDLGQTPLNLMTGYLGDDDRNALVMRDGYYHTGDVACRDADGYITYIGRTDDVFKSSDYKVSPFELESVLIEHPAVVEAAVVPQPDDTRLAVPKAYVSLAEGWTADADTARSILEYSRDHLAPYLKVRRVEFFELPKTISGKIRRVELRRREEDAHGAGRPIATEYRYEDLVQ is encoded by the coding sequence ATGGCGAGCAACACCGATCTCTTCCGTAGCGCACGCGACCGCCTCGTCGACGTCATGGCCGATTACGACAAGGCCGTGGAGACCTTCGAGTGGCCGCGGATCACCGGTACGTTCAACTGGGCCACCGACTGGTTCGACGAGATCGCGCGCGGTAACGACCGCGTCGCCCTGTGGATCGTCGACGAGGACGGCGCCGAGCGCCAGGTCACGTTCGACACGATGGCGCGCCGGTCCGACCAGGTGGCGTCGTGGCTGCGCAAGCTCGGCGTGAGCAGGGGCGACCGCGTCATCCTGATGCTGGGCAACCAGGTCGAACTGTGGGAATCGATGCTGGCGGTGGCCAAGCTGGGCGCGGTCATCATGCCCACCACGGGCGCGCTGGGACCAGCGGACCTCGCCGACCGCATCACCCGCGGCGGGGCCGGCTTCGTGATCGCCAATGCCGCCGACTCGGGCAAGTTCGCCGACGTGCCGGGCGATTACGTGAGGATCGTCGTCGGCGACGCGGTGCCGGGCTGGCAGTCCTATGCCGACGCCGCCGCCGTCGAGCCTGCCGGGCCGCACGACCCGCAGACCGCCGCCGAAGACCCGCTGCTGGTGTATTTCACCTCCGGCACCACCAGCAGGCCCAAACTCGTCGAGCACTCCCAGATCAGCTATCCCGTCGGGCACCTGACCACGATGGCCTGGATCGGCGTGCGCCCCGGCGACGTCCACCTGGCGATCAGCTCGCCGGGCTGGGCCAAACACGCGTGGAGTTGCTTCTTCGCGCCATGGATCGCCGAGGCCACGATCTTCGTCTACAACTACCGCCGCTTCGACGCCTCGGCGCTGCTGCACCAGATGCGCCGGGCCGGCGTCAACACGTTCTGCGCGCCGCCGACGGTGTGGCGGATGCTGATCCAGGCCGACCTGGGTGAGTGCCCGCCCGGGCTGCGCGAGGTGCTCGGCGCCGGGGAACCACTGAATCCCGAGGTGATCAGCGCCGTGGAGCGGGCCTGGGGCCTGACCATCCGCGACGGGTTCGGCCAGACCGAGACCACGCTGCAGATCGGCAACACCCCGGGCCAGCCGGTCAAGGCCGGGTCCATGGGCCGCCCGATGCCCGGTGTGCCGGTCGTGCTGGTGGACCCGCTGACCGGTGAGCTCGCCGAGGAAGGCGAGATCTGCCTGGACCTCGGCCAGACCCCACTGAACCTGATGACCGGATATCTCGGCGACGACGACCGCAACGCGCTGGTGATGCGGGACGGCTACTACCACACCGGCGACGTCGCCTGCCGCGACGCCGACGGCTACATCACCTACATCGGCCGCACCGACGACGTGTTCAAGTCGTCGGACTACAAGGTGTCGCCATTCGAGTTGGAGAGCGTGCTCATCGAGCACCCGGCGGTCGTCGAAGCCGCCGTGGTCCCGCAGCCCGACGACACCCGGCTGGCCGTGCCCAAGGCCTACGTCAGCCTGGCCGAGGGCTGGACCGCCGACGCCGACACGGCCAGGTCGATCCTGGAGTACTCCCGCGATCACCTCGCCCCGTACCTGAAGGTGCGCCGGGTCGAGTTCTTCGAGCTGCCCAAGACGATCTCCGGCAAGATCCGCCGCGTCGAGCTGCGTCGCCGCGAGGAGGACGCGCACGGCGCAGGCCGGCCGATCGCCACCGAATACCGCTACGAGGATCTGGTGCAGTGA